The following proteins are encoded in a genomic region of Mahella australiensis 50-1 BON:
- a CDS encoding N-acetylmuramoyl-L-alanine amidase, with amino-acid sequence MAYKVYVSPSTQEHNVGAGNYGTEEYQMNLIADILVSRLQEHGFLIKRNRPEMTLAQVIADSNAWEPDIHIAIHSNAANGRARGCEIWVYKKGYNAEKLAKCIYKYLEPLTPAADRNIRENQQLKETRETKAPAVIIETSFHDNIDDAKWIMDNREMIAEAILHGICDYFGITYKPKQQLKPKPEQPDKPIESGGRLYRVVAGSFSDRANAEAQVERLKKAGFAAWILTEEK; translated from the coding sequence ATGGCATATAAAGTATATGTTAGTCCGAGCACGCAGGAGCATAACGTTGGAGCTGGGAATTATGGCACAGAGGAATATCAGATGAACCTTATAGCTGATATATTGGTATCAAGACTACAGGAACACGGGTTCTTAATAAAACGTAACCGGCCAGAAATGACGCTAGCTCAGGTTATAGCCGATAGCAATGCGTGGGAACCAGATATACACATTGCTATACACTCCAACGCTGCTAACGGCAGAGCCAGAGGATGTGAAATTTGGGTATATAAAAAGGGATATAATGCAGAGAAATTGGCTAAGTGTATATACAAATACCTTGAGCCACTAACGCCTGCGGCTGACAGGAATATTAGAGAAAATCAGCAGCTTAAAGAAACACGAGAGACAAAAGCTCCTGCTGTTATCATTGAAACGTCTTTTCACGACAATATAGATGATGCAAAGTGGATTATGGATAATAGAGAGATGATAGCAGAAGCTATACTGCATGGCATCTGTGACTACTTCGGCATAACATATAAGCCGAAACAACAGCTTAAACCTAAGCCTGAACAGCCAGATAAGCCTATTGAAAGTGGTGGCCGTCTGTACAGGGTAGTAGCAGGGAGTTTCAGCGACAGGGCTAATGCAGAGGCCCAGGTCGAACGTCTTAAAAAGGCCGGGTTTGCGGCATGGATACTAACAGAAGAAAAATAA
- a CDS encoding sugar transferase, whose amino-acid sequence MDFILSLCAIIILSPLLLVIALLVRIYLGRPVIFKQKRPGLNERIFTLYKFRTMTDDKDENGHLLPDEVRLTKFGKFLRSTSIDELPELFNILKGDMSIVGPRPLLVQYLPLYDAHQRRRHEVRPGLTGLAQVSGRNAISWEDRFNLDVQYVDNVSFINDWKIIFLTVKKVFAREGISSGTSATMEPFEGTAKSEDQ is encoded by the coding sequence CTGGATTTTATATTGTCATTATGTGCTATTATAATCTTATCACCGCTGTTGCTGGTTATAGCTTTGCTCGTAAGGATTTATCTAGGTAGGCCGGTGATATTTAAGCAGAAGAGACCTGGCCTTAATGAGAGGATATTCACATTATATAAATTCCGGACTATGACCGACGATAAGGATGAAAACGGTCATTTATTGCCTGATGAAGTCCGATTGACCAAATTCGGGAAATTTTTGCGTTCTACCAGCATTGACGAGCTACCCGAGTTATTTAATATTTTAAAAGGGGATATGTCTATAGTTGGTCCAAGGCCGTTGCTGGTGCAGTATCTGCCGCTTTACGACGCACATCAAAGGCGTCGTCACGAAGTCAGGCCTGGTTTGACGGGCTTAGCCCAAGTTAGCGGCAGGAACGCTATCAGTTGGGAGGATAGATTTAATCTTGATGTACAGTACGTGGATAATGTTAGCTTTATAAATGATTGGAAGATTATATTTTTAACCGTCAAAAAAGTTTTTGCGCGGGAAGGCATAAGTTCAGGCACATCTGCCACCATGGAGCCTTTTGAGGGCACGGCAAAAAGTGAGGATCAATAG
- a CDS encoding phage tail protein: MRNYPIVVDNNGNPVAVLDKAFDAKMTDQLITDTNGQETIEFSLPMDDRKRGYLDNEVHIRCMGREFSVRVLEDTRSQDGQLTTKVTAEATWYDLADPEPVSNLSMTNVGARPVIDKILKNTNWTVGTVEISIPRNFAIGDPVSPLEALRQVPLVYGGELQFDSINKKVNLLEQVGEERGILFAYKKNISEVRRIMDTRDIVTRIYPYGASGLTIASVNNGKEYIEDYSWFDTVGKPRLLKAATVQDERFTNPSHLKQWAEDKLAKASWPTISYEVSVALLDDIPDLGDIVIVYDEELGLNQRMRVAQRSIDVLEPFNSTVQLDTALKTLADQMVDTGGGGTSVAAVTDAVQQAMEDVVMFNLLFNSRADDGFNYWINQGWTVDNTAGVSGKAAFVATGQMGVEKSLSQTVSVANREAYTISAQVELDNISMGPSGRIGFEIIIEYEDGTTETQFIEVG, from the coding sequence ATGAGGAACTATCCAATCGTTGTAGATAACAATGGCAACCCAGTTGCTGTTTTGGATAAGGCGTTTGATGCTAAGATGACAGATCAGCTCATAACCGATACAAACGGTCAGGAAACAATTGAATTTAGTTTGCCGATGGATGATAGAAAGAGAGGATATTTGGATAATGAGGTTCATATTCGTTGTATGGGACGGGAGTTTTCAGTTCGGGTATTAGAGGATACTAGGTCGCAGGACGGCCAGCTCACAACCAAGGTGACAGCAGAAGCAACATGGTATGACTTGGCAGACCCGGAGCCGGTGAGCAACTTATCCATGACTAACGTTGGTGCTAGACCAGTGATAGACAAGATATTGAAAAATACCAACTGGACCGTTGGAACTGTGGAGATAAGCATACCGAGGAATTTTGCAATAGGTGATCCGGTATCGCCGCTTGAAGCATTGAGACAGGTGCCATTAGTTTATGGTGGGGAGCTGCAATTCGATAGTATAAACAAAAAGGTTAATTTGCTTGAGCAGGTGGGCGAGGAGCGGGGCATATTATTTGCGTATAAAAAGAATATAAGTGAAGTGCGGCGGATAATGGATACCAGGGATATTGTAACCCGTATATATCCGTATGGGGCAAGCGGTTTAACAATAGCATCAGTCAACAATGGCAAGGAGTATATAGAGGATTACAGTTGGTTTGACACGGTTGGAAAGCCGAGGTTACTTAAAGCTGCCACAGTGCAAGATGAACGGTTTACCAATCCGAGCCATTTGAAACAATGGGCTGAGGATAAACTGGCTAAAGCATCATGGCCAACTATCAGCTATGAAGTGAGCGTTGCGCTGCTTGATGATATACCGGATTTGGGCGACATAGTAATAGTCTATGACGAAGAATTAGGGCTTAATCAGCGCATGAGAGTAGCTCAACGGAGTATAGATGTGCTTGAGCCTTTTAATTCAACGGTACAGCTCGATACAGCGCTTAAGACGTTAGCAGACCAGATGGTTGATACGGGAGGTGGCGGAACCAGCGTGGCAGCGGTCACCGATGCGGTTCAGCAGGCGATGGAAGACGTTGTTATGTTCAACCTGCTGTTCAACAGCCGGGCCGATGATGGCTTCAACTACTGGATAAACCAGGGTTGGACGGTCGATAACACGGCGGGTGTATCGGGGAAAGCGGCATTTGTAGCTACTGGCCAGATGGGAGTAGAGAAATCATTGTCGCAGACTGTTTCAGTCGCAAACAGAGAAGCTTATACCATATCGGCGCAGGTTGAGCTTGACAATATAAGCATGGGCCCGAGCGGCCGCATAGGCTTTGAGATTATAATAGAATACGAGGATGGCACGACAGAAACTCAATTTATAGAGGTGGGTTAA
- a CDS encoding LexA family protein: protein MLTKKQQQVLDAIVKYQAEHGFAPSLHEIGDMVGLKSVATVYGYICRLEKAGAIRRIHGSPRAIEVLTGAK, encoded by the coding sequence ATGCTAACGAAGAAACAACAACAGGTACTTGATGCTATAGTTAAGTATCAAGCTGAACATGGATTTGCGCCGTCATTGCATGAAATTGGAGATATGGTTGGGCTGAAGTCGGTGGCAACTGTATACGGATATATATGTAGATTAGAGAAAGCAGGAGCGATTCGCAGGATACATGGCAGCCCGAGAGCAATTGAGGTATTGACTGGGGCAAAATAA
- a CDS encoding MBL fold metallo-hydrolase yields MRLKHIGGRTYYIDDDTNCNIGLYVLNDSQCILIDAGYEQEAQALLDYLHANGLAPVVIINTHGHVDHAGADEFIKERSEATIYAPSGESWVIEKPELEMIGLTGTPSFGALNDAFLRGRHCHTDVTLQPGVVTIYSVQLNALSLSGHSIDHMGIATPDNVLFCGDAVYTHEFIKKYKLPYISDVAATLSTLEYLKDMTYAYYVPSHGTVLRDIRSAVEENVKLLKDVLGYIVENLDEPVTREELCINIMEHYHVWMSMPQHFLMMSYTSALLRYLYEGGIIEPVIENYSLKWKARV; encoded by the coding sequence ATGAGATTAAAACATATAGGGGGCAGGACGTATTATATAGACGATGATACCAACTGCAACATAGGCTTATATGTGTTAAATGATAGCCAATGCATCTTGATCGATGCAGGTTATGAGCAAGAGGCTCAAGCATTGCTGGACTATCTGCATGCCAATGGGTTAGCTCCGGTAGTCATTATAAATACACATGGCCATGTGGACCATGCTGGGGCTGATGAATTCATTAAGGAGCGCAGCGAGGCAACTATATATGCCCCCTCAGGTGAAAGCTGGGTAATAGAGAAACCCGAATTGGAGATGATAGGACTAACGGGGACGCCGTCGTTCGGCGCGCTTAACGATGCCTTTTTGCGAGGCAGGCACTGTCATACTGATGTAACGCTGCAGCCGGGGGTAGTTACTATATATTCGGTTCAATTAAACGCTTTATCATTGTCGGGCCACAGTATAGACCATATGGGCATAGCGACGCCCGACAACGTGTTATTCTGCGGCGATGCTGTATATACGCATGAATTCATAAAAAAATATAAATTGCCTTATATAAGCGATGTAGCTGCTACGTTGAGTACTTTGGAATACCTTAAGGATATGACATATGCGTATTATGTACCTTCCCACGGCACAGTGCTGCGCGATATAAGATCTGCTGTGGAGGAAAACGTAAAACTATTAAAAGATGTTTTAGGGTATATAGTTGAGAACCTTGACGAGCCTGTAACACGTGAAGAATTGTGTATTAATATAATGGAGCATTATCATGTATGGATGAGCATGCCCCAGCATTTTCTGATGATGTCGTATACTTCGGCATTATTGCGCTACCTTTATGAAGGAGGTATTATAGAACCTGTTATCGAGAACTATTCATTGAAATGGAAGGCGAGGGTGTAA
- a CDS encoding DUF2190 family protein, whose amino-acid sequence MARKVSNGKSIKATSPETVAQGEFVLINNIFGLALESAAGGEQVVLDIEQAEYETNQVAAGVTFKVGDAVYFDATEKVLTNTDGAGANRLVGRATQASDANGVVWFILAPQA is encoded by the coding sequence ATGGCTAGAAAAGTATCTAATGGCAAAAGTATAAAAGCAACGTCGCCTGAAACGGTTGCTCAAGGGGAGTTTGTTTTAATAAACAACATATTTGGACTGGCGCTGGAATCGGCAGCTGGCGGTGAACAGGTCGTGTTGGACATTGAACAGGCCGAATATGAAACTAATCAGGTGGCCGCAGGTGTTACTTTTAAAGTAGGGGATGCTGTGTATTTTGATGCTACAGAGAAAGTTTTAACAAATACTGACGGGGCAGGAGCTAACCGGTTAGTAGGACGTGCAACGCAGGCTAGCGATGCTAATGGCGTTGTATGGTTTATATTAGCTCCACAAGCATAA
- a CDS encoding phage tail domain-containing protein gives MTDFKIDGKSCADFGIYLLDRSIRSLPNLRENEITIPGKHGIYDAGTEFGTNTITLDLGVVERNVSTVYSKIREFANYISPLVGYRELIFEDEPSLVRYVKVSEGAEIDMMYNAIKNIGKFSITFKMADPFVYKADWYIEEWDALHGGSTIIVNNGGIECPVILKIYVPANTIATQPATGLGTTNSGTTGGASVTGVAISINGQTVKYKGEIEEGDEVIIDTGNFTVTMNGQNAMQYWEGEFPQLQAGENIITEHDDSGVGAKVVFQFRERWL, from the coding sequence ATGACGGACTTTAAGATAGACGGCAAAAGCTGTGCTGACTTTGGCATTTATCTGCTGGACAGGTCAATACGTTCCTTGCCTAATTTACGAGAAAACGAGATAACCATCCCAGGGAAACATGGAATATATGACGCTGGAACAGAGTTTGGGACAAACACAATAACGCTTGACTTAGGCGTTGTGGAGCGTAATGTATCAACGGTATATTCAAAAATACGGGAATTTGCCAATTATATAAGCCCGCTGGTTGGGTATCGTGAATTAATATTTGAGGATGAGCCAAGTTTGGTACGATACGTAAAAGTTTCAGAGGGCGCAGAAATAGACATGATGTATAATGCCATAAAGAATATAGGTAAATTCTCTATAACCTTTAAGATGGCAGATCCATTTGTATATAAAGCTGACTGGTATATAGAGGAATGGGATGCACTACATGGAGGCAGTACCATTATTGTAAATAATGGCGGGATAGAATGTCCAGTTATTCTAAAGATATATGTGCCGGCAAACACCATAGCCACACAGCCGGCCACAGGCCTTGGAACGACGAACTCCGGAACTACTGGTGGCGCATCGGTTACGGGAGTGGCGATAAGCATAAACGGTCAGACAGTCAAGTACAAAGGCGAAATAGAAGAGGGCGATGAGGTCATCATAGATACGGGCAATTTTACGGTTACTATGAACGGCCAGAATGCCATGCAGTATTGGGAAGGAGAATTCCCACAATTGCAGGCCGGAGAGAACATCATAACAGAACATGATGACAGTGGTGTGGGCGCAAAGGTCGTATTCCAATTCAGAGAGAGGTGGTTATAA
- a CDS encoding glycosyl hydrolase family 18 protein: MVRHYMSWTYSKSSRMYQELNDYGDKFYMVSLFDFHVNYINGTHTDGTITGSIPGAEMEIVNKWPHIKWYLCVRNDGYEAAFQDLLDNAGGAQDTFISEIQRLINQYPFATGIDIDLERGGSSANTSKAVALFQRIANTVHARGKLFHADLPGLTGPGQSLGGEYWCDYQQLGQIFDSCTIMSYGYAWAGSAPGPISPRGWLEDVYNYAVTVIPSAKIYMGLPGYGYRWQIDHPTTGYRGTSWLYTAAVEWMLGHYNHTDDRPPQPLIPWAALWDEDNMCPYMLLHIYDMQIAEDRKNTISPFVQGDYGGKTFMTAYRKTQTPSFVGSVASRAGDMYDNHGGALTQGAGYVSSRQPRPLEEGSEEYEDEGWAEYNVSISSSGTYDIAIRINYPWFDKDYITISIDGSSYSVSQPNQWYPLARSAHWAKLATVSLSAGSHIIRFEGGSTAYGVQFYGFNICQSFTFTMDAGQAEWTLTPQTYIDVNGQEVQAADGYRLTLEVLRRAPEYASIWNDDFRSYAPAEYEEWNSALFNNYYTTSGGTWIVQGRAGLASHLKQTSVATSQCMLDYGSFGDMAVWATFSFTGQEAGIIFGNNKVGLQNGKVVLYANGSQVATATANTSGSNTLRVRVRGSECKVWLNSSLVITASASGSNRIGLYTTNASIDCTLFASGDAYWMYPQEAVTVTTPAGTQQLGRIVRTGVDWNSVWGYIRVPAGTEEANTRSETISMDWDYLHSDIFNADRDLTVIVKADDIGIWVSRLYLCDADGASIAYYSDVNQYQYWMDRAEFEWGLQGIGVWALGQQDPAVYKYLPSMI, encoded by the coding sequence ATGGTGAGGCATTATATGTCATGGACCTATTCTAAGTCATCGAGAATGTATCAGGAATTAAACGATTACGGCGACAAGTTTTATATGGTGTCGTTATTCGATTTCCACGTCAACTATATCAATGGTACGCACACCGACGGGACCATAACCGGGAGCATACCGGGCGCCGAGATGGAGATAGTCAACAAATGGCCGCACATCAAGTGGTATCTGTGTGTGAGAAATGACGGCTATGAAGCGGCGTTTCAGGATTTGCTGGATAACGCAGGAGGTGCTCAGGACACATTTATATCAGAGATACAGAGGCTCATAAACCAATATCCGTTTGCAACGGGTATTGACATAGACCTAGAGCGGGGCGGCAGCTCGGCTAATACTTCTAAAGCAGTAGCATTGTTTCAACGCATAGCAAATACGGTTCACGCAAGAGGCAAGTTGTTTCATGCAGATTTGCCTGGGTTAACTGGACCAGGGCAATCATTAGGTGGTGAATATTGGTGCGATTATCAGCAACTTGGGCAAATATTCGACAGCTGCACCATCATGAGCTATGGCTATGCTTGGGCCGGGAGTGCACCGGGACCGATTTCGCCAAGAGGATGGCTAGAAGACGTGTATAATTACGCTGTGACGGTTATCCCATCCGCAAAAATATATATGGGTCTGCCGGGTTATGGTTATAGATGGCAGATAGACCATCCGACTACTGGGTATAGAGGTACTTCGTGGTTATATACAGCAGCAGTAGAATGGATGCTTGGACATTACAACCATACTGACGATAGGCCGCCACAACCTCTTATTCCATGGGCTGCTCTGTGGGATGAAGATAATATGTGTCCGTATATGTTGCTTCATATATATGATATGCAGATAGCTGAAGATAGAAAAAATACCATAAGTCCGTTTGTTCAGGGCGATTATGGCGGTAAGACTTTCATGACAGCATACCGCAAAACGCAAACACCGTCGTTTGTTGGGAGTGTGGCAAGTAGAGCTGGCGATATGTATGACAATCATGGTGGAGCATTAACGCAAGGAGCTGGGTATGTATCTTCACGTCAGCCGAGGCCGCTTGAGGAAGGTTCTGAAGAATATGAGGATGAAGGCTGGGCTGAATATAATGTCAGCATATCATCAAGCGGAACGTACGATATAGCTATTAGGATAAATTATCCATGGTTTGACAAAGATTATATAACCATATCAATAGATGGCTCGAGTTATAGCGTTTCACAGCCTAATCAATGGTATCCGTTGGCTAGAAGTGCGCATTGGGCGAAATTGGCGACTGTTTCACTTTCGGCAGGCAGTCACATAATACGCTTTGAAGGCGGGAGTACCGCATATGGAGTGCAGTTCTATGGATTCAATATATGCCAGTCATTTACGTTTACAATGGATGCTGGGCAAGCTGAATGGACACTCACGCCGCAGACATATATTGACGTAAATGGACAAGAAGTTCAAGCGGCTGATGGTTATAGGCTCACGCTGGAGGTATTACGCAGAGCACCGGAGTATGCCTCTATATGGAATGATGATTTTAGGTCATATGCGCCCGCGGAATATGAAGAATGGAATAGTGCTTTATTCAATAATTACTATACCACGTCTGGCGGAACATGGATAGTACAAGGTAGGGCTGGGCTTGCAAGTCACTTGAAACAGACTTCTGTAGCGACATCTCAATGTATGCTTGATTACGGTTCGTTTGGAGATATGGCTGTATGGGCCACGTTTTCATTTACAGGCCAAGAGGCCGGCATCATATTCGGCAACAACAAAGTGGGTTTGCAAAACGGGAAGGTGGTCTTATACGCAAATGGATCACAGGTAGCGACTGCGACTGCAAATACTAGTGGGAGCAATACCCTGCGTGTCAGAGTCAGAGGCAGCGAGTGTAAGGTATGGTTAAACAGTAGTTTAGTTATAACAGCGTCAGCAAGCGGTAGTAATCGTATAGGGTTATATACTACTAATGCTTCAATAGACTGTACATTATTTGCATCAGGGGATGCATATTGGATGTATCCTCAGGAGGCGGTGACGGTTACCACACCGGCAGGCACGCAGCAATTGGGTAGAATTGTGAGAACGGGCGTTGATTGGAATTCTGTTTGGGGCTATATACGAGTGCCGGCAGGAACAGAAGAGGCTAACACGCGCAGCGAAACAATATCAATGGATTGGGACTATCTGCACTCCGATATTTTTAACGCTGATAGAGATTTAACGGTAATAGTAAAAGCCGATGACATAGGCATATGGGTAAGCAGGCTTTATCTGTGCGATGCCGACGGGGCCAGCATAGCCTATTATTCAGACGTCAACCAGTACCAGTATTGGATGGACAGAGCAGAGTTTGAATGGGGTTTGCAGGGCATAGGCGTATGGGCATTAGGCCAGCAGGATCCGGCCGTATACAAATACCTGCCGTCAATGATATGA
- a CDS encoding phage tail tape measure protein gives MPDLGNVYFDITVKLDQLSAGIKQAQAQIAQLDSDINKKTQSVSSKFENMGKSLSKTGKTMSLAVTAPLVAAGGMAVKTAADFESMGNTFKAVSGATSEQFKRMSDLAKELGNDITLPGTSATDAAAAMTELVKAGLSIDDTFKAAKATLQLSAAAQIDNAEAATIVGQALNAFGLSGDKAITVADLLANSANASAGEITDMAYALQAGASVANMAGQSIEDFTTAISLMANAGVTGSDAGTSLKSMFMSLISPTDKAAKTMKQYGLNVYDANGQLKPLPELVDLFSSKLGGMTDQQRNATLATIFGSDAIRAANIVLIEGANKWDNMSEAVNKSGGAAEVAGSKMQGTKGQIEALKSNLETLAITIGEKLLPFVNKLVDGLTKVIDWFSNLSPATQDMILKMLALAAAIGPVILTVGKFMEAFSAISKGIKGISKGFGLAKGAIGGFKVVLSALTGPIGIAVLAIAGIVTAAILIYKNWDKISSWLKQTWQSIAEFASSVWGGIVNFFSTIWDGVSTFFSTAWNGITTTLSGIWNGLKETATVIWEGIKAVIMAPVTFVTETVPQLFQEFVDLIINAFQWLYNHNYYFQDLVDFIVNVFTWLKETAIEIWNSIVELLTNLWNGIKETATAIWTAVSDFFTTAFNTVKNTATNIWNGITTFLSNIWNGIKNTASRIWNGIKNTITSIFNTAKTKVTDTANGIKTSISNIWNSIWNTIKGMASKIWNAVVEPFNTAKGKVLNIVGDAWNWGKNLINNIIGGIKSMIGKVADVAKDVAGTIARFLGFHSPAKEGPGRYADEWMPNLMKMLQQGIDESIPALQEKLAMVLQPNIAAPAAVKAATVTNQQNAPLLYIENMSVRNDQDIDKLSQAMYNQNMKVMRAMGRKSI, from the coding sequence ATGCCGGACCTTGGCAATGTATATTTTGATATAACAGTCAAGCTGGACCAGCTTTCGGCCGGAATTAAGCAAGCGCAGGCTCAAATAGCGCAGCTTGACAGCGATATAAACAAAAAGACACAATCAGTAAGCAGCAAGTTTGAAAACATGGGTAAATCGTTATCCAAGACGGGCAAGACGATGTCGTTAGCAGTAACCGCCCCGCTCGTGGCGGCTGGTGGCATGGCAGTAAAGACAGCGGCTGATTTCGAAAGCATGGGCAACACATTCAAGGCGGTGTCTGGGGCTACAAGCGAGCAGTTTAAGCGTATGAGCGATCTTGCTAAAGAGCTAGGCAATGACATAACACTACCGGGTACATCTGCTACAGACGCAGCAGCAGCTATGACAGAGCTCGTTAAAGCAGGTCTTTCGATAGATGATACGTTCAAAGCGGCAAAAGCCACGCTGCAGCTATCTGCAGCAGCACAGATAGACAATGCAGAGGCAGCTACAATAGTCGGCCAAGCGCTGAACGCTTTCGGATTGAGCGGAGATAAGGCTATAACAGTTGCTGACTTGCTCGCAAACAGCGCTAATGCAAGTGCAGGCGAAATAACAGATATGGCATATGCTCTCCAAGCTGGCGCAAGCGTTGCAAATATGGCGGGGCAAAGCATTGAAGATTTCACAACTGCGATATCGCTTATGGCAAATGCAGGCGTAACAGGCAGCGATGCTGGCACTAGCTTGAAGTCGATGTTTATGTCGCTGATTAGCCCGACTGACAAAGCGGCTAAAACTATGAAGCAATATGGGCTAAACGTATATGACGCTAATGGACAGCTTAAACCGTTGCCGGAGCTTGTAGATCTGTTCAGCAGTAAGCTGGGAGGAATGACTGACCAGCAGCGCAATGCCACGCTGGCAACTATATTCGGCAGCGATGCAATAAGAGCTGCAAATATAGTGCTGATAGAAGGCGCTAATAAGTGGGATAACATGAGTGAAGCTGTTAACAAGAGCGGCGGGGCAGCAGAGGTAGCAGGCAGCAAGATGCAAGGCACAAAAGGACAGATTGAGGCGCTGAAATCCAATCTTGAAACGCTGGCTATAACGATAGGTGAGAAGTTATTGCCGTTCGTTAACAAGCTGGTTGACGGGCTAACAAAGGTGATAGATTGGTTTAGCAACTTATCTCCGGCAACTCAAGATATGATACTCAAGATGCTGGCCCTTGCAGCAGCAATAGGCCCGGTTATATTAACAGTTGGCAAGTTTATGGAAGCTTTTAGCGCTATCAGCAAAGGTATAAAAGGGATATCGAAGGGATTCGGGCTGGCTAAAGGAGCAATAGGCGGTTTTAAGGTGGTGTTAAGCGCGCTGACTGGCCCGATAGGGATAGCAGTTCTAGCTATAGCAGGCATAGTAACAGCGGCGATTCTCATCTACAAGAACTGGGATAAGATATCTTCGTGGTTAAAACAAACATGGCAGAGCATAGCTGAATTTGCATCTTCCGTTTGGGGCGGCATAGTTAACTTCTTTAGCACGATATGGGACGGCGTTTCAACGTTCTTTTCTACGGCTTGGAATGGCATAACAACAACGTTAAGCGGTATTTGGAACGGGTTAAAAGAAACAGCAACTGTCATATGGGAAGGGATAAAGGCGGTTATTATGGCCCCGGTAACATTTGTTACAGAGACAGTTCCGCAATTGTTTCAAGAGTTTGTCGATTTGATAATAAACGCTTTTCAATGGCTGTATAATCACAATTATTATTTCCAAGACCTGGTGGACTTCATTGTCAATGTGTTCACTTGGTTAAAGGAGACAGCTATAGAAATATGGAATTCTATAGTAGAGCTCTTGACAAATTTATGGAACGGAATAAAAGAAACAGCTACGGCCATATGGACAGCGGTTTCAGACTTCTTTACTACAGCGTTTAACACTGTAAAAAATACTGCTACAAATATTTGGAACGGCATAACTACGTTCTTGTCTAACATATGGAACGGCATAAAGAATACTGCTAGCCGCATATGGAACGGCATAAAGAACACTATAACAAGCATATTCAACACAGCTAAAACAAAGGTAACGGATACAGCAAACGGCATAAAAACAAGCATATCGAATATTTGGAACAGCATATGGAACACGATAAAGGGCATGGCAAGCAAGATATGGAACGCTGTAGTAGAACCGTTTAACACCGCTAAAGGCAAGGTGCTCAATATAGTAGGCGATGCTTGGAATTGGGGCAAGAATCTTATCAATAATATAATCGGCGGTATAAAAAGTATGATAGGCAAAGTTGCGGATGTGGCAAAAGACGTTGCAGGAACCATAGCCCGCTTTCTCGGGTTCCACAGCCCGGCAAAAGAGGGGCCAGGCAGATATGCCGATGAATGGATGCCGAATCTCATGAAGATGTTGCAGCAGGGCATAGATGAAAGCATACCAGCGCTTCAGGAAAAATTAGCCATGGTATTGCAGCCTAATATTGCTGCACCTGCTGCGGTAAAAGCTGCCACGGTAACAAACCAGCAAAATGCGCCGCTTTTATATATCGAAAATATGTCTGTGCGCAATGACCAAGATATTGATAAGCTTTCACAGGCCATGTATAACCAGAACATGAAAGTTATGCGGGCGATGGGGAGGAAAAGCATATGA